Proteins encoded by one window of Candidatus Cloacimonadota bacterium:
- a CDS encoding pseudouridine-5'-phosphate glycosidase, translated as MNKNLLDFSPEVNKAITTNKPILALESTIISHGMPYPQNLAVAKNLENIARQRGVIPATICLMNGKIKIGLDDGDLLLLAKAPDVKKVSRSDFSNVLTKGEIGATTVAATMIAANLAGIKVFATGGIGGVHRNAEKTFDVSADLIEFSRTPVIVISAGVKAILDIPKTLEYLETLGVPVYGYKTNHFPAFYSKRSRQKVKRIDSVDEVVQFYKNERELGFSNGILLANSIPEEYEIPFEVMDEFIKQALAVADEQGVTGKSVTPFLLSKLVELSDGESLQANIKLVENNVRLGCKVAKVF; from the coding sequence TTAGCCCGGAAGTAAATAAGGCAATTACAACCAATAAACCAATCCTAGCTCTCGAATCTACAATCATCTCTCATGGAATGCCCTATCCGCAAAACTTGGCAGTTGCTAAAAATTTGGAAAACATTGCCCGTCAAAGGGGCGTAATACCAGCAACCATTTGCTTGATGAATGGTAAAATAAAAATTGGTTTGGATGATGGAGACCTCCTACTCCTCGCCAAAGCACCTGATGTAAAAAAAGTTTCCAGATCTGATTTTAGTAATGTGCTTACAAAAGGAGAAATCGGAGCGACAACTGTGGCTGCAACAATGATCGCAGCAAATCTCGCTGGGATAAAAGTTTTTGCCACAGGAGGTATTGGGGGAGTTCACCGAAACGCCGAAAAAACTTTCGATGTTTCCGCAGACTTGATAGAATTTTCACGCACCCCCGTAATTGTCATTTCCGCAGGTGTAAAGGCTATCCTCGATATTCCAAAGACTCTTGAATATCTCGAAACACTTGGTGTTCCTGTTTACGGATATAAAACCAATCACTTTCCGGCATTTTATTCTAAGAGATCACGGCAGAAGGTCAAACGGATTGACTCTGTGGATGAAGTCGTTCAATTTTATAAAAATGAGCGTGAATTGGGTTTCTCAAATGGAATATTACTTGCTAATTCTATACCTGAAGAATATGAAATTCCGTTTGAAGTAATGGATGAATTTATAAAACAAGCACTTGCAGTTGCAGACGAACAAGGCGTCACAGGGAAATCCGTTACTCCATTCCTTCTTTCAAAACTTGTGGAATTATCGGACGGAGAATCCTTGCAGGCAA